Proteins encoded together in one Halothermothrix orenii H 168 window:
- a CDS encoding GGDEF domain-containing protein: protein MKFKKGYLCTYLTIFVVVTGFMFLINIQTTRLLSNDKIYKIVNYSLDGSSDDLHYRLLEEGQRLFKFKTIIPESKLPATLDGNYKIIIHRLAGQWYRVYINDVLIGSLGDIKKGYSNIWNAFGVYDLDQDLLQERNELVIEVYGLYEVGLLGYPVMITDNVTANRLSNWFIILIRNIKLVAIGVLLTAFIILILLIKMSKKIKREYVYYALGAFTIIFMVLDYQVMYRLPVPPILFKKFIISGIYLASFFISIGLYKQFKVQLNLVLGLMVLGSAGYLIIFPGNMVDFKKSYSLLNLLISLNVLGWFYAGALNFKKSLYARVFSICSFVLFVLASCDIYHILMNRGFVISMSIIGVAVFSIGIVFLIIIDYIIMQGQVVYEKKKSRFFYEKSIRDSMTGIYNHHYIVSTLSRMKEPFSLVVLDLDNFKNINDTYGHLAGDEVIKNVAINLQNSIRKYDYVGRYGGDEFVIILMNCSLDELKMMAKKIKRAVEEPVYKYKGNKIRVTASMGIYNATEKEEGEQVIYRADQALYAAKKSGRSGIKMWTKSEFSDERGE from the coding sequence GTGAAATTTAAAAAAGGTTACTTGTGTACATATTTAACAATTTTTGTTGTAGTAACCGGTTTTATGTTTTTAATTAATATTCAAACCACCCGACTCCTCAGTAATGACAAGATTTATAAAATTGTTAATTATAGTTTAGATGGTAGTTCCGATGATTTACATTATCGTTTGCTGGAAGAAGGACAGCGCCTTTTCAAATTTAAGACAATTATCCCTGAATCAAAACTGCCAGCAACACTGGATGGAAACTATAAAATTATTATTCATCGTCTGGCTGGTCAGTGGTATCGTGTTTATATAAATGATGTCTTAATAGGGAGCCTGGGTGACATCAAAAAAGGATACAGCAATATCTGGAATGCTTTTGGTGTTTATGACCTTGATCAGGATTTGTTACAGGAAAGAAATGAATTAGTGATAGAAGTATATGGGCTCTATGAAGTTGGTTTATTGGGTTATCCTGTTATGATAACTGATAATGTGACCGCCAACAGGTTATCAAACTGGTTTATAATATTAATTCGTAACATAAAACTAGTTGCCATCGGTGTTTTGTTAACAGCATTTATTATATTAATTCTTCTTATAAAAATGTCTAAAAAAATAAAAAGGGAATACGTCTACTATGCTCTGGGGGCTTTTACAATTATTTTTATGGTCCTGGATTACCAGGTTATGTACAGGCTACCTGTTCCCCCTATTTTATTTAAAAAGTTTATTATATCAGGTATTTATCTGGCCAGTTTCTTTATTTCGATTGGTTTATATAAGCAATTTAAGGTTCAATTAAATCTGGTTCTGGGATTAATGGTACTGGGCAGTGCAGGTTATCTTATTATCTTTCCCGGGAATATGGTAGATTTTAAGAAGTCTTATAGCTTATTAAATCTTTTAATTTCTTTAAATGTCCTGGGATGGTTTTATGCCGGGGCTTTAAATTTTAAAAAGTCCCTCTATGCCCGGGTTTTTTCTATCTGCAGTTTTGTTTTATTTGTCCTGGCCAGCTGTGATATTTACCATATTTTGATGAATAGAGGCTTTGTTATATCAATGTCTATTATTGGGGTGGCTGTTTTCTCTATAGGGATAGTTTTCTTGATAATCATTGATTATATAATAATGCAGGGTCAGGTAGTATATGAGAAGAAAAAATCCCGCTTTTTTTATGAAAAATCTATCAGGGATAGCATGACCGGGATTTATAACCACCATTATATTGTTTCGACTTTGTCCAGGATGAAAGAACCTTTTTCCCTGGTTGTTCTTGATCTTGATAATTTCAAGAATATAAATGACACTTATGGGCATCTGGCTGGTGATGAAGTCATTAAAAATGTTGCTATTAATTTACAAAACAGTATCCGCAAATATGATTATGTGGGAAGGTATGGCGGGGATGAATTTGTAATTATTTTAATGAACTGTTCTTTAGATGAACTTAAAATGATGGCTAAAAAAATAAAAAGAGCTGTTGAAGAACCTGTGTATAAGTATAAGGGTAATAAAATCAGGGTGACTGCCTCTATGGGCATATATAATGCAACAGAAAAAGAGGAAGGCGAACAGGTTATTTACCGGGCAGATCAGGCCCTGTATGCGGCCAAAAAAAGTGGTAGGTCCGGTATAAAAATGTGGACAAAATCTGAATTTAGTGATGAGAGGGGGGAATAA
- a CDS encoding FMN-binding protein, with amino-acid sequence MSKKIITAGLILFIMLAIVFGFNSYKKIDRVRSMDINDINLGNVRDGIYTGSYDAGLVSARVRVAVKNHRITRIEIMEHNNGRGEPAENIVKKILKKQSLKVDAISGATISSKVICKAIEIGLEKGQ; translated from the coding sequence TTGAGTAAGAAAATTATTACTGCAGGGCTGATTTTATTTATAATGCTGGCAATTGTGTTTGGTTTTAATTCCTATAAAAAAATAGACCGGGTACGGAGTATGGATATTAATGATATTAATCTGGGCAATGTAAGGGATGGAATCTATACAGGGAGTTATGATGCCGGGCTTGTTTCCGCCCGGGTCAGGGTAGCTGTTAAAAATCATAGGATTACCAGAATAGAAATCATGGAACATAATAACGGTCGGGGAGAACCGGCTGAAAATATTGTTAAAAAAATCTTAAAAAAACAGTCCCTCAAGGTTGATGCTATAAGTGGTGCTACCATCAGCAGTAAGGTTATATGTAAGGCTATTGAGATAGGTCTTGAAAAGGGTCAATAG
- a CDS encoding DUF4349 domain-containing protein, whose translation MNHQKLKDLLPLYVDNGLNDEEKNLVEKHLKECEECRNELKHYRQNFNILSSTEGVEPPQDIVESVMEGLNNLDYNIDKEQEQNTWSDKLLNLFRLKVRIPVGAVAVVVAIILSIALFSPGIYNSYQNYSLSREEMEMGQEAAPEQDLKMARDRTMNRTNLNQSSPNTNQEAGLDRKIIQNASLEIETDDFAEVSKVVTGLVTSYEGYIASSTNWVTASGQKKVSFTLRIPENHFHMVLEQIKNMGRVKYSSLGSRDVTEEFIDVEARLDNLKEQEIRYRKLLDRADKVEDILKIERELERVRSTIESLEGRIEYLQNRVSFSTINVVFMEPESIMNSNRGIIGALRQALRAMVESFYNLIIKLGAWLPYMLPLVAGYFIYRRHKLKNKE comes from the coding sequence ATGAATCATCAGAAACTTAAAGACCTTTTACCCCTGTATGTGGATAACGGGTTGAATGATGAGGAGAAAAACCTGGTGGAAAAACATTTAAAAGAATGTGAGGAGTGCCGCAATGAATTGAAACATTACCGGCAAAATTTTAATATACTTTCCTCAACTGAGGGGGTTGAGCCCCCACAGGATATAGTTGAGTCTGTCATGGAGGGACTTAATAACCTGGATTATAATATAGATAAAGAACAGGAGCAGAATACCTGGTCTGATAAACTCCTTAATCTCTTTAGACTAAAGGTAAGGATACCAGTTGGGGCAGTTGCTGTGGTAGTAGCAATTATCCTGAGTATAGCTTTATTTTCACCCGGCATATATAATTCCTATCAGAATTACAGTCTCTCCCGGGAAGAAATGGAGATGGGACAGGAAGCAGCCCCGGAACAGGATCTTAAGATGGCCCGTGACCGAACCATGAACAGGACAAACCTCAATCAATCTTCACCCAATACTAATCAGGAAGCAGGACTGGATCGGAAGATTATTCAAAATGCCAGTCTGGAGATTGAGACCGATGATTTTGCAGAGGTCAGCAAGGTGGTTACCGGACTGGTTACCAGCTATGAGGGCTATATTGCTAGTTCTACAAACTGGGTTACTGCTTCTGGACAGAAAAAGGTCAGTTTTACTTTAAGAATTCCAGAAAATCATTTCCACATGGTACTGGAACAGATTAAGAATATGGGGAGAGTTAAGTATAGTAGCCTGGGGAGCCGGGATGTCACCGAGGAGTTTATCGATGTTGAAGCCAGGCTTGACAACCTGAAAGAACAGGAGATAAGATACCGTAAACTCCTTGACAGAGCCGATAAAGTAGAGGATATTCTTAAAATTGAACGGGAACTGGAAAGGGTCCGCAGTACTATAGAGAGTCTGGAAGGGCGAATTGAGTATCTACAAAACCGGGTTTCATTTTCAACCATAAATGTTGTCTTCATGGAACCGGAATCAATTATGAATAGTAACCGGGGGATAATTGGTGCATTACGCCAGGCCCTGAGGGCGATGGTTGAAAGTTTTTACAACCTGATTATCAAATTAGGTGCCTGGTTACCATATATGCTTCCCCTGGTGGCAGGATATTTTATATACCGGAGACATAAATTAAAGAATAAAGAGTAG
- a CDS encoding sigma-70 family RNA polymerase sigma factor: MDGTSDEKIINMILAGEKELFARLVEKYQRKVYNTTYRMLGNSEDASDLTQEAFIKTFRNLKRFRGKASFSTWLFTITTNLCRDELRKRQRRSASPHFPDGQHFMSEDIENIKDNSKVPEDLYMGRETMASIQRAINKLPADQKEVIVLRDIQGFSYKEISEIIGVPMGTVKSRLSRARKSLQKHLKNIEGRGLK, translated from the coding sequence TTGGATGGAACATCTGATGAGAAGATAATCAATATGATTTTAGCTGGAGAAAAAGAACTGTTTGCCAGGCTGGTGGAAAAATATCAGAGAAAAGTCTATAATACCACCTACCGGATGTTAGGCAACAGTGAAGATGCCAGTGACCTGACCCAGGAGGCCTTTATAAAAACCTTCAGGAATCTGAAACGGTTTAGAGGGAAGGCCAGTTTTTCAACCTGGCTTTTTACCATAACAACAAATTTGTGCCGGGACGAGCTGCGGAAACGTCAGCGTCGTAGTGCTAGTCCCCATTTCCCTGATGGGCAACATTTTATGAGTGAGGATATTGAAAACATCAAAGATAATTCAAAAGTTCCCGAAGACCTCTACATGGGTAGGGAAACCATGGCTTCAATCCAGAGGGCTATTAATAAATTACCAGCTGATCAAAAAGAAGTAATAGTGTTAAGAGATATACAGGGGTTTAGCTATAAAGAGATTTCAGAAATTATAGGAGTTCCGATGGGAACTGTTAAATCGCGTTTGAGCAGGGCCAGGAAGTCTTTACAGAAACACCTCAAAAATATAGAAGGGAGGGGTTTAAAATGA
- a CDS encoding GIY-YIG nuclease family protein, with product MHYVYIVECSDGSFYTGYTTDVERRVKEHNRGIGAKYTRGRRPVKLRYQECYSTKSEAMRREYELKQLTRFRKEELINKKVTRTDK from the coding sequence ATGCACTATGTGTATATAGTTGAATGTAGTGACGGCAGTTTTTATACAGGGTATACCACTGATGTTGAAAGGCGGGTTAAGGAGCATAATCGGGGAATAGGGGCTAAATATACCAGGGGTAGAAGGCCGGTTAAATTAAGATACCAGGAGTGTTATTCTACGAAAAGTGAGGCAATGAGAAGGGAGTATGAGTTAAAACAGCTAACCCGTTTCCGTAAAGAAGAACTAATTAATAAAAAAGTTACAAGAACTGATAAATAA
- the hypD gene encoding hydrogenase formation protein HypD, whose translation MKCVDELSDRKIISGIVSKIKAIKLSGKVKIMEVCGTHTMSIFKNGIKSLLPDSIELISGPGCPVCVTPDIYIDKALALAKKENVIITTFADLLRVPGSSGTLQEMRVNRKNITTVYSPLEAVKIAYNNPGQEVIFLAIGFETTIPAIALSIIKANQLGLNNFSILQSLKIMPPVLQELVLDKDLDVDGFILPGHVSTISGLQPFEFLARDYHVPGVVAGFEPGDIILSIYTLCKMLKDNDIRVKNLYPRLVRLEGNKKAQELIKEIFTPVDSYWRGLGTITGSGLKLRKVYHRYSAEKKFQFGDTQYRPGKGCICGEILKGKQKPTDCRLFGIKCTPMKPEGPCMVSREGTCAAYYRYRGKVNL comes from the coding sequence ATGAAATGTGTTGATGAGTTGTCAGATAGGAAAATAATCAGCGGAATAGTCAGTAAAATTAAGGCAATTAAACTATCGGGAAAAGTAAAAATTATGGAAGTATGTGGGACTCATACTATGTCAATTTTTAAAAACGGGATTAAAAGTTTATTACCAGACAGTATTGAATTAATATCAGGTCCTGGTTGCCCTGTATGTGTAACCCCTGATATATATATTGACAAGGCCCTGGCCCTGGCAAAAAAAGAGAATGTAATTATTACTACTTTTGCTGATCTTTTAAGGGTTCCAGGGTCTTCTGGAACACTGCAGGAAATGAGAGTTAACAGAAAAAATATAACTACAGTTTATTCTCCCCTTGAAGCTGTAAAGATTGCATATAATAACCCCGGGCAGGAGGTTATTTTTCTGGCTATTGGTTTTGAAACTACCATACCTGCTATTGCACTAAGTATTATAAAAGCCAACCAACTGGGACTCAATAATTTTTCTATCTTACAATCACTTAAAATAATGCCTCCAGTATTACAGGAACTGGTTTTAGATAAAGATTTAGATGTAGATGGTTTTATTTTACCTGGGCATGTAAGTACAATTTCTGGTTTGCAGCCCTTTGAGTTTTTAGCCAGGGATTACCATGTTCCCGGGGTAGTGGCAGGTTTTGAGCCAGGTGATATTATTTTGTCAATATATACTCTGTGTAAAATGTTAAAAGATAATGATATCAGGGTAAAAAATCTGTATCCCAGGCTGGTAAGGCTTGAGGGAAACAAAAAAGCACAGGAGCTTATTAAAGAAATTTTTACACCAGTGGATAGTTACTGGCGTGGTCTGGGTACCATTACAGGCTCTGGATTGAAACTCAGGAAAGTTTATCATAGATATTCTGCCGAAAAAAAGTTTCAGTTTGGGGATACTCAATATAGGCCTGGAAAAGGGTGTATCTGTGGAGAAATATTAAAAGGCAAACAGAAACCAACTGACTGCAGATTGTTCGGCATCAAATGTACCCCGATGAAACCAGAAGGGCCGTGTATGGTTTCCCGGGAAGGGACCTGTGCTGCATATTATCGATATCGGGGGAAGGTGAATTTATAA
- the hypF gene encoding carbamoyltransferase HypF: MKKRRLQLEIEGIVQGVGFRPFIYRLARENNLNGWVLNTSGGVLVEVEGNQKTLEMFIRQIDEESPPLAQITTIKSREVSVREDSSFVIKDSRKTYYTQVQLPPDIAICNDCLHDIMDPTNRRYRYPFTSCVNCGPRFKIIKSLPYDRPRTTMKKFKMCPECNTEYNNPLDRRFHAQPNACPLCGPQLWLKKMSGEKCLTRDPIGLTIDLLKKGNIIAIKGIGGFHLMCDATESDVIANLRTRKRRPDKPLALMMNKLTTVRKYCNVGSMEEEILTGIRRPIVLLDKKGEKLPRNIAPGIRYYGVMLPYTPLHYLLFDKGIEVLIATSGNVSGNPLEYQNGGVFENLKGIADYVLGHNREIYVPVDDSVVRVVGGKKRVIRRARGYVPQPLMVGGLDNGLALGGDQKNTFCFARNKYAFISQYLGDLGNIDNYNNFKLMIDHFKELYKIKPDFVVHDLHPDYQTTYYASFYGDKIGVQHHHAHIASCMAENNIDEKVIGLAFDGTGLGNDGNIWGGEFLICDFKDFKRGGHLNYMKMPGGDMAIKEPWRLAVSYLNRLRYDKADIINLLRIDEVEADIILKMLNKGFNCPETSSMGRLFDTVAALIGLRKRITYQAQAALELESIADNNTEEIYHVSIEEKGQKYVVNTDPMMGGIISDHKKGVKRSIISSKFHNTVIAFTLEMCRLIRHKYGINSVALSGGVFQNKLLLEMLCAGLKEQNFKVYSQAKIPCNDSGLSLGQLAIASNRRKD; encoded by the coding sequence ATGAAAAAGAGGCGGTTACAATTAGAAATAGAAGGTATTGTTCAGGGGGTGGGTTTCAGGCCTTTTATCTATCGTCTTGCCAGGGAAAATAATCTTAATGGGTGGGTTCTGAACACCAGTGGGGGTGTTTTAGTTGAAGTTGAAGGTAATCAAAAGACCCTTGAGATGTTTATCAGACAAATTGATGAGGAGTCACCCCCACTGGCCCAGATTACTACTATCAAATCTAGAGAAGTCTCTGTTAGAGAAGACAGTAGTTTTGTCATTAAGGATAGCAGGAAAACATATTATACGCAAGTACAGCTTCCTCCTGATATTGCCATTTGTAATGATTGTCTCCATGATATAATGGACCCTACCAACAGGCGCTATCGTTATCCCTTTACAAGTTGTGTTAACTGTGGTCCCCGTTTTAAGATTATCAAATCCCTCCCCTATGACCGCCCCCGGACTACAATGAAGAAATTTAAAATGTGTCCTGAATGTAATACTGAATACAATAATCCTCTGGATAGAAGGTTTCATGCCCAACCCAACGCTTGCCCACTATGTGGGCCCCAGCTCTGGCTAAAAAAAATGAGTGGGGAAAAGTGCCTTACCCGGGACCCCATAGGTCTTACCATTGACCTGCTTAAAAAGGGAAACATAATAGCCATTAAGGGCATTGGTGGATTTCACCTTATGTGTGATGCTACCGAAAGTGATGTGATAGCAAATCTCAGGACGAGGAAGAGGAGACCAGATAAACCCCTGGCGTTGATGATGAATAAACTGACTACTGTTAGAAAATATTGCAATGTTGGTAGTATGGAAGAGGAAATATTAACAGGGATAAGGCGTCCCATTGTCTTACTTGATAAAAAAGGGGAGAAGTTACCCCGTAATATTGCTCCTGGAATTAGATACTATGGTGTTATGTTGCCATATACCCCCCTGCATTATTTGTTGTTCGATAAAGGTATAGAGGTTTTAATTGCTACCAGTGGAAACGTCAGTGGTAACCCCCTGGAATACCAAAATGGAGGTGTTTTTGAAAACTTAAAAGGTATTGCTGATTATGTTCTTGGGCATAACAGGGAGATATATGTTCCTGTAGATGATTCAGTCGTAAGGGTTGTTGGTGGTAAAAAGAGAGTGATAAGACGGGCCAGGGGTTACGTTCCCCAACCTCTCATGGTCGGGGGCCTTGACAATGGTCTGGCGTTGGGGGGTGACCAGAAAAATACCTTCTGTTTTGCCAGAAATAAGTATGCCTTTATAAGCCAGTATCTAGGGGATTTAGGGAATATCGATAACTATAATAATTTTAAATTAATGATAGATCATTTTAAGGAGTTATATAAAATAAAACCAGATTTTGTTGTCCATGACCTCCATCCGGATTATCAAACGACCTATTATGCTAGTTTTTACGGGGATAAGATAGGTGTCCAGCACCATCATGCCCATATAGCCAGTTGTATGGCTGAAAATAACATAGACGAAAAAGTAATTGGTCTTGCTTTTGATGGAACAGGTCTGGGAAATGATGGTAATATATGGGGTGGTGAATTCTTAATTTGTGATTTTAAAGATTTTAAAAGGGGTGGCCATTTAAATTATATGAAAATGCCCGGGGGTGATATGGCAATAAAGGAACCCTGGCGTCTGGCGGTTAGCTATCTTAATCGCTTAAGGTATGATAAAGCTGATATTATAAACCTGTTGAGGATAGATGAAGTGGAGGCAGACATAATTCTGAAAATGCTCAATAAGGGTTTCAATTGTCCGGAAACATCAAGTATGGGTCGACTCTTTGATACTGTTGCCGCTTTAATAGGCTTGCGAAAAAGGATAACCTATCAGGCTCAGGCAGCCCTTGAACTGGAATCAATTGCAGATAATAATACAGAAGAGATATATCATGTTAGTATCGAGGAAAAGGGTCAAAAATATGTTGTTAATACCGACCCGATGATGGGGGGTATTATCAGTGACCATAAAAAGGGTGTTAAAAGATCGATTATTTCATCTAAATTTCATAATACAGTTATTGCATTTACCCTGGAAATGTGCAGGCTAATCAGGCATAAATACGGTATTAACAGTGTTGCTTTGAGTGGTGGAGTCTTTCAAAATAAATTATTATTAGAGATGTTATGTGCTGGATTGAAGGAACAAAATTTTAAAGTATATTCACAGGCAAAAATACCCTGCAATGATAGCGGGTTATCCCTGGGACAATTGGCTATAGCCAGTAACCGGAGAAAGGATTAG
- a CDS encoding aldo/keto reductase gives MLKKRKLGTTGLEVSEIGFGCWQLGNTKDWRGATGEDAIRLVHKAIEMGCNFFDTAPNYAGGKSEELLGKALKGKRDKVIISSKFGHTPDGQTSFDPSLLKKSVEESLGRLETDYLDILLLHSPPVEVIKGSQGHYQIMEELKKEGKIRFYGASVDTGQQMLDVINNSNSSVIEILFNLFHQEPRRVFPRAGEEGVGLIVKVPLDSGWLTGKYNADSTFTGIRERWSREVIKRRASLVEMVKDIKDDNTSMVHEALKYILAYPQVSTVIPGVRTEEHLIENFKASERKLSDDRLRKYEDLYNKYIEGNELPW, from the coding sequence ATGTTGAAGAAGAGGAAACTGGGAACAACTGGCCTTGAAGTTTCTGAAATTGGTTTTGGATGCTGGCAGCTGGGAAACACGAAAGACTGGCGTGGTGCTACCGGTGAAGATGCAATCCGGTTGGTCCATAAGGCTATTGAAATGGGGTGTAATTTTTTTGATACAGCTCCCAATTATGCCGGGGGAAAGAGTGAGGAATTACTGGGTAAAGCCCTTAAAGGTAAAAGGGATAAAGTTATTATTAGTTCAAAATTTGGGCATACCCCTGATGGTCAGACCAGTTTTGACCCGTCTTTATTGAAAAAATCTGTAGAAGAAAGTTTGGGAAGGCTAGAGACAGATTATTTAGATATATTGTTACTCCATAGTCCTCCCGTGGAAGTAATAAAGGGGAGTCAGGGACATTATCAAATTATGGAGGAGCTTAAAAAGGAAGGAAAAATACGTTTCTATGGGGCTTCAGTTGACACCGGTCAGCAAATGCTGGATGTTATAAATAACAGCAACTCTAGCGTTATTGAAATTCTTTTTAATCTTTTCCACCAGGAGCCCAGGAGGGTTTTCCCGAGGGCTGGAGAAGAAGGTGTGGGGTTAATTGTTAAAGTTCCACTGGATTCGGGATGGCTCACCGGTAAGTATAATGCCGACAGTACTTTTACAGGAATCAGGGAACGGTGGAGTAGAGAAGTTATTAAACGGAGGGCCTCACTGGTGGAAATGGTTAAGGACATAAAGGATGATAATACCAGTATGGTTCATGAGGCTTTAAAATATATTCTGGCTTATCCACAGGTATCAACAGTCATTCCAGGTGTTAGAACTGAAGAGCACTTAATTGAAAACTTTAAGGCAAGTGAAAGAAAACTATCTGATGATAGATTAAGGAAATATGAAGATTTATACAATAAATATATTGAGGGTAATGAGCTGCCCTGGTAA
- a CDS encoding flavodoxin domain-containing protein, whose translation MKKLILYASKHGTTEKASALLAEKLTGEVERVNVQKKFPDLRGYDYIIIGGSIHAGQIQKEIKKLCEDNLNILLDKKIGLFLCCGLEDRVDDQMKTGFGSKLYEHARVRGYFGYEFNFDKMNFLERLVVKVLAKVKESKSSIYEENIEDFANKINESLT comes from the coding sequence TTGAAGAAGCTCATACTTTATGCCAGCAAACATGGCACAACCGAAAAAGCATCAGCCTTACTGGCTGAAAAGCTTACTGGAGAAGTAGAAAGGGTTAATGTCCAGAAGAAATTTCCCGATTTAAGGGGATATGATTATATAATTATCGGAGGTTCAATCCATGCTGGACAAATTCAAAAGGAGATTAAAAAGCTCTGTGAAGATAACCTGAATATATTACTTGATAAGAAGATTGGTTTGTTTCTCTGCTGTGGCCTGGAAGATAGGGTTGATGATCAAATGAAAACAGGGTTTGGAAGTAAATTATACGAACATGCCCGGGTCAGGGGTTATTTTGGGTATGAATTTAACTTTGATAAAATGAATTTTCTGGAAAGGCTTGTTGTTAAGGTACTGGCCAAAGTCAAAGAGAGCAAGTCCTCTATTTATGAAGAAAATATAGAGGACTTTGCAAATAAAATTAATGAAAGCCTGACATAA
- a CDS encoding ferritin family protein, whose product MFTSRLKGIEALEMAKNIEKDGFEFYQEQADRVDDDLKKLFLKLANDEKDHYKRFEELKHDHKKKTGEEDDYVYEPEVSAYLRVLVESTIFPEKAIKSFNNLDSILNFAIQAEKDSILFYQELLKYNKGRTAEVLTRLIKEEKTHLLDLTKYKADLK is encoded by the coding sequence ATGTTTACTTCAAGGCTGAAGGGGATAGAGGCACTGGAAATGGCCAAAAATATTGAAAAAGATGGATTTGAATTTTATCAGGAACAGGCAGACAGGGTTGATGATGATTTAAAGAAACTGTTTTTAAAATTAGCAAATGATGAAAAAGACCATTACAAGAGGTTTGAAGAATTGAAACATGATCATAAGAAAAAGACCGGGGAAGAAGATGACTATGTATACGAACCTGAAGTCAGCGCGTACTTAAGGGTGTTAGTCGAATCAACTATCTTTCCTGAAAAAGCAATAAAATCTTTTAATAACCTTGATAGTATTTTAAATTTCGCCATCCAGGCGGAAAAAGATTCTATTTTATTTTACCAGGAGTTATTAAAGTACAATAAGGGAAGAACGGCGGAAGTTTTAACCCGGTTAATTAAAGAAGAAAAGACCCATCTGTTGGACCTGACAAAATATAAAGCTGATTTAAAATAA
- a CDS encoding HypC/HybG/HupF family hydrogenase formation chaperone, with the protein MCIGVPVKIIKKRESLALAELNGVKKEINIDLVPEVKPGDYVLLHAGCAIQVVNKKEAIRTLKLLKELSQG; encoded by the coding sequence ATGTGTATTGGTGTACCTGTAAAGATTATCAAAAAAAGAGAGTCACTGGCCCTGGCTGAACTGAATGGTGTAAAGAAAGAGATAAATATTGACCTTGTGCCTGAAGTTAAACCAGGTGATTATGTTTTATTACATGCCGGGTGTGCTATTCAGGTAGTGAATAAAAAAGAGGCAATAAGAACTTTAAAATTATTGAAAGAACTAAGCCAGGGGTAA
- the hypE gene encoding hydrogenase expression/formation protein HypE, with protein MNTISLAHGNGGKMMEDLIDNLFLKYLNNDIINKKDDASPVPEIKGVPVISTDTFVVDPIFFPGGNIGKLSICGTVNDLAVTGAIPLYLTVGFILEEGLPIKHLEKIIISMAEVSREANVKIVAGDTKVVERGKGDKIFINTTGVGMIGDKLKLSDENIKLGDKVIINGSIAEHGLAILMERNQMDFSTSIKSDCCTLSDLIVTLLSETNGIKFMRDPTRGGMATVLNEIATRYNVGIEIEEEKVPLGDEIKSLCKILGLDPLYLANEGKVLIIADREKSEKIVDIMRRHPYGRNSSIIGTIVDNNDQQVYLKTRIGGKRIITKLMHDMLPRIC; from the coding sequence ATGAATACTATATCCCTGGCCCATGGTAATGGCGGTAAAATGATGGAAGATTTGATAGATAATCTTTTTTTGAAATATTTAAATAATGATATTATTAATAAAAAGGATGATGCTTCTCCTGTACCTGAAATCAAAGGAGTACCAGTAATTTCAACAGATACCTTTGTAGTTGATCCCATTTTCTTTCCAGGTGGTAATATAGGAAAATTATCTATATGTGGTACAGTAAATGATCTGGCTGTCACGGGTGCTATTCCCCTTTATTTGACAGTGGGGTTTATCCTGGAAGAGGGACTTCCCATAAAACACCTGGAAAAAATAATAATTTCTATGGCTGAAGTTAGCAGGGAAGCAAATGTTAAAATTGTGGCTGGCGATACTAAAGTAGTTGAACGGGGAAAAGGTGATAAAATTTTTATTAATACAACCGGAGTCGGAATGATAGGCGATAAACTAAAGCTTTCTGATGAAAATATTAAATTAGGGGATAAAGTTATCATTAATGGTTCCATAGCTGAACATGGTCTGGCAATTTTAATGGAACGGAACCAGATGGACTTCAGTACATCTATAAAAAGTGATTGTTGTACTCTGTCAGACCTCATTGTAACATTATTATCTGAAACTAATGGGATTAAATTTATGCGAGATCCTACCCGTGGAGGGATGGCTACAGTCCTGAATGAAATTGCAACCAGGTATAATGTTGGCATTGAAATTGAGGAAGAAAAAGTTCCGTTGGGGGATGAAATAAAGAGTCTTTGTAAGATACTGGGTCTGGATCCATTATATCTGGCCAATGAAGGAAAGGTATTAATTATTGCTGACAGAGAAAAAAGTGAAAAGATTGTAGATATAATGAGAAGGCACCCTTATGGTCGAAATTCATCTATAATCGGGACTATTGTAGATAATAATGATCAGCAAGTGTACCTCAAAACAAGAATCGGGGGAAAAAGAATAATTACAAAATTAATGCATGATATGCTACCTAGAATATGCTAG